Proteins from a single region of Flavobacterium sp. YJ01:
- a CDS encoding ligase-associated DNA damage response DEXH box helicase, producing the protein MNREQLFTIASNWFESQGWKPFPFQTQTWTAFLQGKNGLLNAPTGSGKTYALWLPIILNYIKENPNYKTKHNSGLKAIWITPLRSLSVEIKQAAERVLTDLEIPMTVGIRSGDTSAAERAKQKGKMPDLLITTPESLQLLLASKGYANTFKNCSAIVIDEWHELLGTKRGVQVELGLSRLKTIAKNLRIWGISATIGNLQQAQEVLLGVDSEAYNNSVLIKAVINKKIKVVSIIPEKMDTYPWRGHMGLHLIDEVAKIVKASKTTLIFTNVRSACEIWYQRLLEKYPEFAGEMAMHHGSIDRETRLWVENAIRNEELKVVVCTSSLDLGVDFAPVESIIQVGGPKGVARFMQRAGRSGHQPGKESVIYFLATHAIELIEASALKKAVEHSVIEDRVPYLNSWDVLIQYLNTLAVSDGFFPDEIFKEIQSTFSYQTITKENWNWILNFITNGSQSLQAYDEFKKVEIDENGCYKINSRMIAMHHRMQIGTIVGDAVMNVKFLSGGYIGTIEEWFISKLKPGDTFIFAGKKLELFKIRNMQVLVKKASPKKESKIASWMGGRLALSSQMSELLRQELYRANTDNLSPELKALQPLFQRQRKESIVPSSNEFLIETFKTREGFHAIFYPFEGRFVHEALASLLAFRISLLQSITFSLAYNDYGFELLSDQEIDIEAVLDNNLFSTEYVHHDLQKSLNSTEMARRKFRDIAVIAGLVFTGFPGKMVKIKHLQSGSQLLFEVFRDFEPDNLLLHQAYRETFEHQLEEGRLILALERIASQNIIWKQCLKPTPFSFPIITDRLREKLSSETLAERIQKMTASYMK; encoded by the coding sequence ATGAACAGAGAGCAGCTTTTTACAATCGCCAGCAATTGGTTTGAAAGTCAGGGATGGAAACCTTTTCCGTTTCAGACACAAACATGGACTGCTTTTCTGCAAGGAAAAAATGGTTTACTGAACGCGCCAACAGGAAGCGGAAAAACCTATGCACTTTGGCTTCCAATCATTTTAAATTATATTAAAGAAAATCCTAATTATAAAACGAAACATAATTCTGGTTTAAAAGCAATTTGGATTACGCCGCTTCGTTCTTTATCCGTAGAAATAAAACAAGCGGCAGAACGAGTTTTAACAGATTTAGAAATTCCGATGACAGTTGGAATTCGTTCTGGAGATACTTCTGCGGCAGAAAGAGCCAAACAAAAAGGCAAAATGCCCGATTTATTAATTACAACTCCAGAGAGTTTGCAATTGCTTTTAGCTTCAAAAGGATATGCCAATACTTTTAAAAATTGTAGTGCAATTGTAATTGACGAATGGCACGAATTGTTAGGAACTAAACGAGGCGTTCAAGTAGAATTGGGTTTATCCCGACTTAAAACTATAGCCAAAAACCTTAGAATTTGGGGAATTTCAGCCACAATTGGAAATCTTCAGCAAGCGCAAGAAGTTTTGCTCGGAGTTGATTCTGAAGCTTATAATAACTCTGTTTTAATAAAAGCGGTTATCAATAAAAAAATAAAAGTAGTTTCTATTATTCCAGAAAAAATGGATACTTATCCTTGGCGTGGACATATGGGTTTGCATTTAATTGATGAAGTGGCAAAAATTGTCAAAGCCAGTAAAACCACTCTAATTTTTACAAATGTTCGTTCGGCTTGTGAAATATGGTATCAAAGATTATTAGAAAAATATCCTGAATTTGCAGGCGAAATGGCAATGCATCATGGAAGTATTGACCGAGAAACAAGACTTTGGGTAGAAAATGCGATTCGAAATGAAGAATTAAAAGTAGTCGTTTGTACTTCAAGTTTAGATTTAGGTGTTGACTTTGCTCCTGTCGAATCGATTATTCAAGTTGGCGGACCAAAAGGCGTTGCGCGTTTTATGCAACGCGCCGGAAGAAGCGGACATCAGCCTGGAAAAGAAAGTGTAATTTATTTTCTAGCCACACATGCTATTGAATTGATTGAAGCTTCGGCATTGAAAAAAGCAGTCGAACATAGCGTTATCGAAGATCGTGTTCCGTACTTGAACAGTTGGGATGTTTTAATACAATACCTCAACACTTTAGCCGTTTCAGATGGTTTTTTTCCTGATGAAATTTTCAAAGAAATTCAATCAACTTTTAGTTATCAAACTATTACCAAAGAAAACTGGAACTGGATTCTCAATTTTATTACCAACGGAAGTCAGAGTTTGCAAGCTTACGACGAATTTAAAAAAGTAGAAATTGACGAAAACGGCTGTTACAAAATTAATAGCAGAATGATTGCCATGCATCACAGAATGCAGATTGGAACCATTGTTGGCGATGCTGTTATGAATGTAAAATTTCTAAGCGGCGGTTATATTGGAACTATCGAAGAATGGTTTATTTCGAAATTAAAACCAGGCGATACTTTTATTTTCGCGGGAAAAAAACTGGAACTGTTCAAAATCAGAAATATGCAGGTTTTGGTAAAAAAAGCGAGTCCGAAGAAAGAATCAAAAATTGCGAGTTGGATGGGCGGACGTTTGGCTTTGTCTTCTCAAATGAGTGAATTGCTTCGTCAGGAATTGTATCGCGCGAATACTGATAATCTTTCGCCAGAATTAAAAGCGTTACAACCTTTATTTCAACGGCAGCGAAAAGAATCAATTGTTCCGAGTTCAAATGAATTTTTAATTGAAACTTTCAAAACAAGAGAAGGATTTCACGCTATTTTTTATCCGTTTGAAGGTCGTTTTGTGCATGAAGCTTTGGCAAGTTTATTAGCATTTAGAATTAGCTTATTGCAGTCGATTACTTTTTCTTTGGCGTATAATGATTATGGTTTTGAATTGCTTTCGGATCAGGAAATTGACATTGAAGCGGTTTTGGATAATAATTTATTTTCAACGGAATATGTCCATCACGATTTACAGAAAAGTTTGAATTCGACTGAAATGGCTCGAAGAAAGTTTAGAGATATTGCCGTTATTGCTGGATTGGTTTTTACAGGTTTTCCGGGAAAAATGGTTAAAATAAAACATTTGCAAAGCGGTTCTCAATTATTGTTTGAAGTTTTTAGGGATTTTGAACCCGATAATTTATTATTGCATCAAGCCTATCGCGAAACATTTGAACATCAGTTAGAAGAAGGACGTTTGATTCTGGCTTTAGAGAGAATTGCGAGTCAAAATATCATTTGGAAACAATGCTTAAAACCAACGCCTTTTAGTTTCCCAATCATCACAGATCGATTGCGAGAAAAATTATCAAGCGAAACTTTGGCAGAAAGAATTCAAAAAATGACGGCTTCTTATATGAAATGA
- a CDS encoding CusA/CzcA family heavy metal efflux RND transporter — MLNKVIQFSVKNKLAIGIFTLLWIVYGVYEVTQLPIDAVPDITNNQVQIITTAPSLGAEDVERLITFPIEQAISNIPHLKESRSISRFGLSLVSVVFEDDADVYWARQQITERLQQVEIDRNANAPEMAPVTTGLGEIYQYVLKPIKGYEEKYSLEDLRTIQDWTIRRQLLGTPGIADVSTFGGKLKQYEIAVNPARLKSQNLTITEVFTALNNSNENTGGAYIEKGPTVSYIRSTGLAKSIEDIENIVVKSTQGGLPILVKDVANVKISSAIRYGALTTDEFGESVGGIVMMLKGENANNVIVNVKDKIAQIEKILPEGLKIEPFLDRTKMVDNAIGTVQKNLIEGALIVVLILVLFLGNLRAGFIVASVIPLAMLFAIIMMNTFGVSGNLMSLGALDFGLIVDGAVIIVEAILHHLHSSKKYQTIDSISQDEMDKEVSGSAFRMMNAAVFGQIIILIVYLPILSLQGIEGKMFKPMAQTVAFAILGAFILSLTYVPMVSALFLSKKISHKKNLSDRIMAKLENAYEGWLTKALGIRKSIVIAAFVLFGIAVVLFGRMGGEFIPQLEEGDFAVETRLLLGTNLSTTTETIEKISRELKKEFPEVQQVVSRIGSAEIPTDPMPIEGGDMIIVLKDKSEWTSASSFPELADKMTKTVKRIAPGVTTGFQFPVQMRFNELMTGAKQDLVCKIYGEDLNKLSEYAEKLGSISKTVQGAADLYVEKVTGMPQIVIDYNWAEMAKYSLRVADVNTTINAAFAGAVAGSIYEGEKRFDMVIRVEDSGRKGIEDVRNLLIATPSGMQIPLYQVANVEEVEGPNQIQRENAKRRIIVGFNVRGRDVQSIVEELQQKVNQQIKFDPGYYITYGGAFENLQQAKSRLGVAVPAALLMIFALLYFAFRSFKEGIIIFTAIPLSAIGGVFALGMRDMPFSISAGVGFIALFGVAVLNGIVLISEFNRIQKQGKITDPFQIILLGTKNRLRPVLMTAAVASLGFLPMALSNGAGAEVQRPLATVVIGGLVTATLLTLFVLPAIYLMTYHAKGFSKKRKKHMNNLTILLSILFIGNVAKAQELPISLDESISIAIQNNRIVKSAKLNEQSKNYLQKSAYNIPQTQIDADYGQFNSIKNDTRFGISQTFAFPTVYSNQKKALKADFNKAKTEVQLTSQEIKTRVRNVYYDYLWLNSKKELLVYADSIYRIMEKKSDLRFKAGEANVLEKSASQSARQFYSNQLLMVNRDIEIAINSFNAILQDKVEYSPKKEKLKATLNHSSIENLKAENLPAVQVSQFESEAAKWRWKTESAKMLPEITLGYNNLSIIGNQTNASGQDVYYGSGQRFNYVNAGLSIPVFFTSQSERKRAAKAEYESFVELSEAAKIEVKTNIENADRELKKYQESLEYYEKDGLKNAQTIIEASSSQLQNGDIDYLQWVLVVNQAITIKSEYLDALNAYNKAVVTLQNLNNI, encoded by the coding sequence ATGCTTAATAAAGTAATTCAGTTCTCAGTTAAGAACAAACTGGCGATTGGAATCTTTACACTGCTGTGGATTGTCTACGGCGTGTATGAGGTTACGCAATTGCCAATTGATGCCGTGCCCGACATCACTAATAATCAGGTACAAATTATTACAACGGCGCCCTCTCTTGGCGCAGAAGATGTAGAAAGATTAATCACTTTCCCGATCGAACAGGCGATTAGTAATATTCCGCATTTAAAAGAAAGCAGAAGTATTTCTCGTTTCGGACTTTCGCTTGTAAGTGTTGTTTTTGAAGATGATGCCGATGTATATTGGGCTCGACAACAAATTACAGAAAGGCTTCAACAAGTAGAAATTGACAGAAATGCCAATGCGCCAGAAATGGCTCCCGTAACAACTGGTTTGGGAGAAATCTATCAATATGTTTTAAAACCTATAAAAGGTTACGAAGAAAAATATTCTTTAGAAGATTTACGAACCATTCAAGATTGGACCATAAGAAGACAGCTTCTCGGAACTCCAGGAATTGCAGATGTTTCGACTTTTGGAGGAAAATTGAAACAATATGAAATTGCGGTAAATCCTGCCAGATTAAAATCGCAAAACCTCACAATTACAGAAGTTTTTACCGCCTTAAATAATAGCAATGAAAATACTGGCGGAGCTTATATCGAAAAAGGTCCGACGGTTTCTTACATCAGAAGTACGGGTTTAGCCAAAAGTATTGAAGATATTGAAAACATTGTAGTTAAAAGTACGCAAGGCGGATTACCGATTTTAGTGAAAGATGTGGCAAACGTCAAAATTTCTTCTGCCATTCGTTACGGTGCATTGACCACAGATGAATTTGGAGAATCTGTTGGTGGAATTGTGATGATGTTAAAAGGTGAAAATGCCAATAATGTCATTGTCAATGTAAAAGACAAAATTGCTCAAATTGAGAAGATTTTGCCAGAAGGGTTAAAAATCGAACCTTTCTTAGACAGAACCAAAATGGTAGACAACGCCATCGGGACTGTACAGAAAAATTTGATTGAAGGTGCTTTAATCGTCGTTTTGATTTTAGTTTTATTTTTAGGAAATCTTAGAGCGGGTTTTATCGTAGCTTCTGTAATTCCGCTAGCGATGCTTTTTGCCATTATTATGATGAATACTTTTGGCGTAAGCGGAAATTTAATGAGTCTTGGCGCATTAGATTTCGGATTAATTGTAGACGGAGCCGTAATTATTGTGGAAGCCATTCTGCATCATCTTCACAGTTCGAAAAAATACCAAACGATAGATAGTATTTCGCAAGACGAAATGGATAAAGAAGTTTCGGGATCGGCTTTCAGAATGATGAACGCGGCGGTTTTTGGACAAATTATTATTCTAATCGTTTATCTGCCAATTCTTTCTTTACAAGGAATTGAAGGTAAAATGTTTAAACCAATGGCACAAACTGTTGCTTTTGCCATTTTAGGCGCTTTTATTTTGTCATTGACGTATGTGCCAATGGTTAGCGCGTTATTTCTAAGCAAAAAAATCAGTCATAAAAAGAATCTTTCTGATCGAATTATGGCCAAGTTAGAAAATGCATACGAAGGTTGGCTAACAAAAGCTTTAGGCATTAGAAAATCTATTGTTATTGCAGCATTTGTACTTTTCGGAATCGCTGTTGTTTTGTTCGGAAGAATGGGAGGAGAATTTATTCCGCAATTAGAAGAAGGAGATTTTGCTGTTGAAACGCGATTGTTATTAGGAACAAATCTTTCTACCACAACCGAAACTATCGAGAAAATTTCAAGAGAATTAAAGAAAGAATTTCCAGAAGTACAACAAGTGGTTTCTAGAATTGGAAGTGCCGAAATCCCAACCGATCCGATGCCAATTGAAGGCGGCGATATGATTATTGTTCTAAAAGACAAATCAGAATGGACAAGTGCTTCTTCGTTTCCAGAATTGGCAGATAAAATGACGAAAACCGTTAAAAGAATTGCGCCGGGAGTTACAACTGGATTTCAATTTCCTGTTCAAATGCGTTTTAACGAATTAATGACAGGAGCGAAACAAGATTTGGTTTGTAAAATTTACGGAGAAGATCTTAATAAACTTTCAGAATATGCTGAAAAGTTAGGTTCGATAAGTAAAACAGTTCAGGGCGCGGCTGATCTTTATGTAGAAAAAGTGACCGGAATGCCTCAAATCGTAATTGATTACAATTGGGCAGAAATGGCAAAATACAGTTTGCGTGTTGCCGATGTTAATACAACTATTAATGCGGCATTTGCTGGAGCTGTTGCAGGAAGTATTTACGAAGGAGAAAAACGTTTTGACATGGTTATTCGCGTAGAAGATAGCGGCAGAAAAGGAATTGAAGATGTTAGAAATCTTTTGATTGCAACACCTTCAGGAATGCAGATTCCATTGTATCAAGTCGCCAACGTAGAAGAAGTTGAAGGTCCGAACCAAATTCAGCGTGAAAATGCAAAACGTAGAATCATTGTCGGTTTTAATGTTCGAGGACGAGACGTTCAGTCGATTGTAGAAGAATTACAACAAAAAGTAAATCAGCAGATTAAATTTGATCCGGGTTATTATATCACTTATGGAGGAGCTTTTGAAAATCTTCAGCAAGCAAAATCAAGATTAGGAGTTGCTGTTCCGGCAGCTTTATTAATGATTTTTGCTTTACTGTATTTTGCTTTCCGATCTTTCAAAGAAGGAATTATCATTTTTACGGCAATTCCATTATCGGCAATCGGAGGTGTTTTTGCTTTAGGAATGCGCGATATGCCTTTTAGTATTTCTGCTGGAGTTGGATTTATAGCGCTTTTTGGAGTAGCGGTTTTAAACGGAATTGTTTTGATTTCTGAGTTTAATCGAATTCAAAAACAAGGCAAAATTACCGATCCTTTCCAAATTATTTTATTAGGAACAAAAAACAGATTGCGTCCCGTTTTAATGACTGCAGCTGTGGCTTCTTTAGGATTTCTTCCAATGGCTTTAAGTAATGGAGCAGGAGCGGAAGTACAGCGTCCGTTGGCAACCGTTGTAATTGGTGGATTGGTTACAGCGACACTTCTTACGCTTTTTGTACTTCCAGCCATTTATTTAATGACCTATCACGCTAAAGGTTTTTCTAAAAAAAGAAAAAAACATATGAATAATCTAACCATTTTATTGAGCATTCTTTTTATTGGGAATGTAGCTAAAGCACAGGAATTACCAATTTCGCTTGACGAATCAATTTCTATCGCCATTCAAAATAATAGAATTGTTAAGTCGGCAAAGTTGAATGAACAATCTAAAAATTATCTGCAAAAATCGGCTTACAATATTCCGCAAACGCAGATAGATGCCGATTACGGTCAATTTAATAGTATAAAAAACGATACACGATTCGGAATCAGCCAAACTTTTGCTTTTCCTACTGTTTACAGCAATCAGAAAAAAGCTTTGAAAGCCGATTTTAATAAAGCAAAAACAGAAGTGCAATTGACATCACAAGAAATTAAAACTCGCGTTCGAAATGTTTACTACGATTATTTGTGGTTGAATAGCAAAAAAGAACTTTTGGTTTATGCCGATTCGATCTACAGAATTATGGAGAAAAAATCGGATTTGAGATTTAAAGCAGGAGAAGCCAATGTTTTAGAAAAAAGCGCTTCGCAATCTGCCAGACAATTTTATAGTAATCAATTGCTTATGGTAAACCGAGATATCGAAATTGCTATAAATTCATTTAATGCTATTCTTCAAGACAAAGTTGAGTATAGTCCGAAAAAAGAAAAACTGAAAGCAACTTTAAATCATTCTTCAATAGAAAATCTTAAAGCAGAAAATCTTCCAGCAGTACAAGTTTCACAATTTGAATCCGAAGCTGCAAAATGGAGATGGAAAACCGAAAGCGCTAAAATGCTTCCTGAAATTACTTTAGGTTATAACAATCTGAGTATTATTGGAAATCAGACGAATGCTTCAGGTCAAGATGTTTATTATGGAAGCGGACAAAGATTTAATTATGTGAATGCTGGACTTTCAATTCCTGTTTTTTTCACAAGTCAGTCAGAAAGAAAAAGAGCAGCAAAAGCAGAATATGAAAGTTTTGTAGAACTTTCTGAAGCCGCTAAAATTGAAGTGAAAACTAATATCGAAAACGCCGATAGAGAACTAAAAAAATATCAAGAAAGTTTAGAGTATTATGAGAAAGACGGTTTAAAAAATGCCCAAACAATTATCGAAGCTTCTAGCAGTCAATTGCAAAATGGAGATATTGATTATCTGCAATGGGTTTTGGTAGTTAACCAAGCGATTACGATAAAAAGTGAATATCTAGACGCATTAAATGCTTACAATAAAGCAGTTGTAACACTGCAAAATCTTAATAATATTTAA
- a CDS encoding oleate hydratase produces the protein MKNITSKFDKVLNNSTTYGNVNHEPDSSTETQLNTPEKSMPFSDQIGNYQRNIGIPLKSHENSKIYIVGSGIAGMAAAYYFIRDGRIPAKNITFLEQLHIDGGSLDGSGNPKDGYMIRGGREMDMTYENLWDIFQDIPALEMPPPYTVLDEYRLINDNDSNYSKARLIHKNGEIKDFSKFGLNKKDQLAIVKLLLKRKDELDDLTIEDYFSESFLESNFWTFWRTMFAFENWHSLLELKLYMHRFLHAIDGLNDLSSLVFPKYNQYDTFVTPLRKFLEEKGVNIKFHTLIKDLVIQSNTEGKIVEGIITEHEGKETRNPVGKDDFVIVTTGSMTEDTFYGDNKTAPIIGIDNSTSGKSAGWMLWKNLAAKSPIFGKPEKFCTNIEKSSWESVTLTCKPSAFVEKLKEYSVNDPYSGKTVTGGIITITDSNWLMSFTCNRQPHFPDQPDDILVLWVYALFMDKPGNYIKKAMPECTGDEILTELSFHLGILDKLDNIIENTIVRTAFMPYITSMFMPRAKGDRPRVVPEGCKNLGLIGQFVETNNDVVFTMESSIRTARIAVYKLLNLNKQVPDINPLQYDIRHLLKAVRTLNDGKAFLGEGILHKVLRGTYFEHILPPIEEDKDDHESFIGEQFSRFKDWLKGIKD, from the coding sequence ATGAAGAATATTACATCAAAATTTGACAAAGTTCTCAACAATTCTACGACCTACGGAAATGTTAATCACGAACCAGATTCGAGTACTGAAACGCAATTGAACACCCCAGAAAAATCGATGCCGTTTTCAGATCAGATTGGAAATTACCAACGTAATATTGGAATTCCGCTCAAATCTCACGAAAACAGTAAAATCTATATTGTAGGAAGCGGAATTGCTGGAATGGCTGCTGCTTATTATTTTATTCGAGACGGAAGAATTCCAGCGAAAAACATTACGTTTTTAGAACAACTTCACATCGATGGAGGTTCTTTAGATGGTTCTGGAAATCCGAAAGATGGCTATATGATTCGCGGCGGCCGTGAAATGGATATGACTTACGAAAATCTTTGGGATATTTTTCAGGATATTCCAGCTTTAGAAATGCCGCCACCTTACACAGTTTTAGACGAATATCGATTAATAAATGATAATGATTCGAATTATTCGAAAGCAAGATTAATTCATAAAAATGGTGAAATTAAAGATTTTAGCAAATTTGGTTTAAACAAAAAAGACCAATTGGCGATTGTAAAACTTCTGCTGAAAAGAAAAGACGAATTGGACGACTTGACTATTGAAGATTATTTTAGCGAATCGTTTTTAGAAAGCAACTTTTGGACTTTCTGGAGAACGATGTTCGCTTTTGAAAACTGGCATAGTTTATTAGAATTAAAACTGTATATGCATCGGTTTCTTCACGCAATTGACGGGTTAAATGATCTTTCGTCTTTGGTATTTCCGAAATATAACCAATACGATACTTTTGTTACGCCACTGCGAAAATTCCTTGAAGAAAAAGGTGTTAACATCAAATTTCATACGCTTATCAAAGATTTAGTGATTCAAAGTAATACTGAAGGAAAAATTGTTGAAGGAATTATTACAGAACATGAAGGAAAAGAAACCAGAAATCCAGTTGGAAAAGATGATTTTGTAATCGTAACAACAGGCTCGATGACCGAAGATACTTTTTATGGAGATAATAAAACAGCTCCAATTATCGGTATCGACAACTCTACAAGCGGAAAAAGTGCGGGATGGATGTTATGGAAAAACCTTGCTGCCAAATCACCAATTTTTGGAAAACCCGAAAAGTTCTGCACAAATATTGAAAAATCTTCTTGGGAATCGGTGACGCTTACTTGCAAACCTTCTGCTTTTGTAGAAAAGCTAAAAGAATATTCTGTGAATGATCCTTATTCTGGAAAAACAGTTACGGGCGGAATTATCACAATCACAGATTCTAATTGGTTAATGAGTTTTACCTGCAACAGACAGCCTCATTTTCCAGATCAGCCAGATGATATTTTGGTGCTTTGGGTTTATGCCTTGTTTATGGACAAACCTGGAAATTACATTAAAAAAGCAATGCCAGAATGCACCGGAGATGAGATTTTGACCGAATTATCTTTTCATTTAGGAATTCTAGACAAACTTGATAATATTATAGAAAATACTATTGTAAGAACCGCTTTCATGCCTTATATCACTTCGATGTTTATGCCGAGAGCAAAAGGCGATCGTCCGCGCGTTGTGCCAGAAGGATGCAAAAATCTTGGATTAATAGGACAATTTGTCGAGACCAATAACGATGTGGTATTTACGATGGAAAGTTCGATTAGAACTGCTAGAATTGCGGTTTACAAGTTATTGAATTTGAACAAGCAAGTTCCAGATATTAATCCGTTGCAATATGATATTCGACATCTTTTAAAAGCTGTTAGAACGTTAAATGATGGTAAAGCATTTTTAGGAGAAGGCATTCTGCATAAAGTCTTAAGAGGAACATATTTTGAACATATTTTACCGCCAATTGAAGAAGATAAAGACGATCATGAATCTTTTATTGGCGAGCAGTTTAGCCGCTTTAAAGATTGGCTGAAAGGAATAAAAGATTAG
- the pdeM gene encoding ligase-associated DNA damage response endonuclease PdeM, with protein MKIQINNDTFVLHSSGAVFWERKKTVIISDVHLGKITHFRKHGIAIPQNAISENFRKITLVLNYFLPEKIIFLGDLFHSTKNTEWNIFEEWLSNHKQETYLITGNHDIIDESHYKKIGVIVTELLEIDNLFFTHHPTEKADLFNFSGHIHPGIVLRGLGLQTLKLKCFFCKPNQIILPAFGEFTGKYFLKPNPEDTIYAIAGNEVIEINKN; from the coding sequence ATGAAAATTCAAATCAACAATGATACTTTTGTATTGCATTCAAGCGGTGCCGTTTTTTGGGAAAGAAAAAAAACAGTAATTATTTCTGATGTTCATTTAGGAAAAATTACCCATTTTCGAAAACATGGAATTGCTATTCCGCAAAATGCCATTTCTGAAAATTTTAGAAAAATCACTCTTGTTTTAAATTATTTTCTTCCCGAAAAAATCATTTTTTTGGGAGATTTATTTCACAGCACCAAAAATACAGAATGGAATATTTTTGAAGAATGGCTTTCCAATCACAAACAAGAAACTTATTTAATTACTGGAAATCACGACATTATTGATGAAAGTCATTATAAAAAAATCGGCGTAATTGTAACAGAACTTTTAGAAATTGACAACCTCTTTTTTACGCATCATCCTACAGAAAAAGCAGATTTGTTTAATTTTTCAGGACATATTCATCCCGGAATTGTTTTACGTGGCTTGGGTTTGCAGACTTTAAAACTTAAATGTTTCTTTTGCAAACCAAACCAAATAATACTTCCTGCATTTGGCGAGTTTACAGGAAAATATTTTCTTAAACCTAATCCAGAAGACACAATTTATGCTATTGCAGGAAATGAGGTTATTGAAATAAATAAAAACTGA
- a CDS encoding efflux RND transporter periplasmic adaptor subunit produces MKKYIAAFISAIFLISCGNKKNEENKNTEVKNINIIKLSAEQIKNADLQSGNPTVKNVKEILQLQGTVTVPPKSVVSISIPLGGYVKSTNLIAGMNVQKGQVLAVLEDMQFIELQQNYLMAKEKFELAQNEHKRQKELNANKAASDKVLEQITTEMRTQRITMSSLEQKLNLLGINAKTLNVNNISKTIKVVSPINGLVSKVNVNIGKYVNPTDMLFELIDKKDIVLTLNAFEKDVASLSIGQTVMAYTNASENKKYAAKIAFINQSLNGDRAAEIICKVNAYNPALLPGLFVNAEVEVENQKALTVPEDAVVRWQGKFYVFTDIGNNQFQMNEVKSGVKNEGYSQIISDAISNSSKVVIKNAYTLLMSAMNNDEQ; encoded by the coding sequence ATGAAAAAATATATTGCAGCGTTTATAAGCGCTATTTTCTTGATTTCTTGCGGAAATAAGAAAAATGAAGAGAACAAAAATACTGAGGTCAAAAATATCAATATCATTAAATTAAGCGCTGAACAGATTAAAAATGCTGATTTGCAATCAGGTAATCCCACAGTAAAAAATGTAAAAGAGATTTTACAGCTTCAAGGAACCGTTACAGTTCCGCCAAAAAGTGTGGTCAGCATTAGTATTCCGTTAGGTGGTTATGTAAAAAGTACCAATTTAATTGCAGGAATGAATGTGCAGAAAGGACAAGTTTTAGCCGTTTTAGAAGACATGCAGTTTATCGAATTGCAGCAAAATTATTTAATGGCGAAAGAAAAATTCGAATTGGCTCAAAATGAACATAAAAGGCAAAAAGAATTGAATGCAAATAAAGCGGCGAGCGATAAAGTTTTGGAACAGATTACGACTGAAATGAGAACGCAACGTATTACAATGTCTTCATTAGAACAAAAATTAAATTTATTAGGAATTAATGCTAAAACGCTGAATGTTAATAATATTAGTAAAACGATAAAGGTAGTTTCTCCAATAAATGGCTTGGTTTCTAAAGTGAATGTCAATATCGGAAAATATGTAAATCCGACTGATATGCTTTTTGAACTAATCGATAAAAAAGACATCGTTTTGACTTTAAATGCTTTTGAAAAAGACGTTGCATCACTTTCAATTGGGCAAACCGTTATGGCGTATACAAATGCTTCCGAAAACAAAAAATACGCGGCCAAAATTGCTTTTATCAATCAAAGTTTAAATGGAGATAGAGCTGCAGAAATTATCTGCAAAGTAAATGCTTATAATCCTGCGCTTTTGCCTGGTCTTTTTGTAAATGCTGAGGTTGAAGTTGAAAATCAAAAAGCATTGACAGTACCAGAAGATGCTGTGGTGCGTTGGCAGGGTAAATTTTATGTTTTCACCGATATTGGCAACAATCAATTTCAGATGAATGAAGTAAAATCAGGAGTTAAAAATGAAGGATATTCTCAAATTATTTCTGATGCGATTTCTAATTCATCAAAAGTTGTAATCAAAAATGCCTATACGCTTTTGATGTCGGCTATGAATAATGATGAACAATAA
- a CDS encoding winged helix-turn-helix transcriptional regulator has product MEEIETCPAQRLLKMLSGKWKAEIFRLASESPLRFNTLLRQIQGSNKQSLATALKELEEEGLLEKTTIKLKPLHIEYNLTEKGKALIPVFQQLEGLS; this is encoded by the coding sequence ATGGAAGAAATCGAAACTTGTCCGGCACAAAGACTTTTAAAAATGTTATCTGGTAAATGGAAAGCTGAAATTTTTCGTTTGGCATCAGAATCTCCATTACGTTTTAATACTTTGCTGAGACAAATTCAAGGTTCTAACAAACAATCTTTGGCAACAGCGCTAAAAGAATTAGAAGAAGAAGGACTTTTAGAAAAAACAACAATTAAACTGAAACCTTTGCACATCGAATATAATTTGACGGAAAAAGGAAAAGCTTTGATTCCTGTTTTTCAGCAGTTAGAAGGGTTATCTTAA